The following are from one region of the Thermococcus cleftensis genome:
- a CDS encoding 30S ribosomal protein S17e, whose translation MGNIKQTFIKRTARELFDRYPNEFTRDFEHNKKKVEELTNVTSKTIRNRIAGYITRLVRMKEEGKML comes from the coding sequence ATGGGAAACATCAAGCAGACTTTCATCAAGAGAACCGCCCGTGAACTGTTCGACCGCTACCCGAACGAGTTCACCAGGGACTTCGAGCACAACAAGAAGAAGGTGGAGGAGCTCACCAACGTCACCAGCAAGACCATCAGGAACAGGATAGCGGGCTACATAACCAGGCTCGTGAGAATGAAGGAAGAGGGCAAGATGCTTTAA